The DNA segment TAataatactggggaaaaaattagTGGATTGAAAGATATTAAAGCAACTCGGCTGAAATGCTTTTAGGTTAAATAATATATTCTGAAAAGTCACTTTTGTTCTATGATAAGGTGGGAGCTAtatgttaatttcttttattcttggATCATTTTCTCTCTGAGGTGTCATCAGTTGAATTTTCAGTACTACATTGAAATGAATATTCATCACTGAGTTACAGCTTTTGAAAGatctgcagggagaaaaaaaaaaaaaaaacaaacccaaacccaaccccttttcttccccctctttctgcagctctgaacGTGCACAGCTCCCTCTGGTTAGCAAAGCAGCACACAGCATCCGTGCGCTCCTGGGCACCGTCCTTGGGATCTCCAGGTGTCTCACTGGGCCAGGTCCCACTGGGAGCAGGGGGCCTGAGGAGGGTGAAACACAAGCATAAGAGTTTGCAGGGCTGGGCCCTGCAGGAACAATGTGAAAAATAACATCCCACTCGTTTCATAGCACGCTTGAGCTGGCGGTGAGAGGGGTGGCTCAGGTATTCCTTCATGGGAGCAAGGGTGCTTCAGCTCATCACAGGTGGTTGGTGCTCATTTTTTGGCGGTGGAATAGTTACAAAGCAGCTTCAGGCTGATGAGAGCAGAACTGCAGGTAAGCGGAGAAAACCACACCTTCAAATGCCCTACAAGCACAGATAAAACCTGCACAAAACCAGGAAAACGGGCAAAATGGTATTAGAGAGTGAGTGAAATTGTGTAGGTATCGGACACCGGGGGCAGGAAATTCATGAAATAAGAGTGAAATATGGGATAAATTACAGTATTGCTTACAATGACATACAGCTCTCGCTGCTGAACAGCGTGGTTTAAAAACCCGATAGATAAAATGGAGTAATAAGGTGAATCCCCTGACTGACAAGAGAGGAGCTTTTCACCAACAAGCTCTTTAAAAGATGTGTTTTAAAAGCGATCACAATGGGGTGTAGAATGATGCTACAGTAAATTGCACAAGGGATTTGCAATTTACAAAGAAGGGGAAACAACTTTCACAAGGGTGAGCCTGGGATGGTGCAGCTAAACCCTACCCAAACCCCAAGAGATGGAGCCTCTGCGTGGCCCTCGGCTCCTGCTGCTTCCGCTGCGATCAGTGAAATGCTCTCGATGGGACATAGAGTGTTTGTGTAGAAATAAAATTGCCACGATGTTAAGAAcacttctgaatatttaaaatcatAACACAAATTCTTTACATTCTGTGTCAATAATGATACATGGAATTTTGGGCTCAGTGGGTAATAAGGCTGTATTTAGTGCCACacagtggtaaaaaaaaataatttcagtgaggATGGATATTATGAAGCACTGCAGAGGAAACCTTTTAGATGCTAATGCTAAGcttggaaaagcaaaaaatgcatttaaaaaaaatgaaggtacaCCAATCAGTTGATGATAGGTATTGCCTAAATTTCCTCACCCAAGGATGGTTTATACCACTAGCTGTCTAGATACACAATATATGAAATTTATAATTTGTAATCTGTAATTTATAGTCAGCTGCCTTTGCAATAAGGAGGGCGCTTTGCTTATTTATAGCCCTGACAAAATAGTGAGGGATGTGACAGTGGAACGTGCCAGCCCTTGCAGGTGATGAGCTGCACAGCAGCCATCGGGCAGGGACATATGGGATTAGAGCTGTAAAGGTATCTcaaacaactgaaataatatGGAGTAGTCTCTGAAAAAAAGGCTAATTTGGGATCCCTGGATTGGGAAGACTTTTGCGCATTTCCATAATTAGTAGTTTTCTTGCTCAGGTAGtgcagagaaatatttctgttgccAATAAAGCAAGTAATGTTGCTTCTGCAAGTGTAATGTTACGTGATGCAATTTATTTCTGGCCATCCAGGAGCTCAGCAACCCTCTGAGTGTTGTTCAGCATGATTTTGTGCCACGCTGTCACGCCGCAAGGATTTGGGGGCAAGAAGGCAGACCCCTGCTCAAAATGGTCTGTTGTACCAGCTCGGTCAGTAGCAGCACGGGAATGGTGGTGACACAGCCTTGCTGCCCCTTTCGGCAGGGACAGGCCTGCGCACACACGCAGGCAGACACACAGCcacatgctttctctttttcgAGCAGTCCCTTGAAAGCAGGTACTAGTTTATGAAGTCTGTTAGAGACTGAGGAATAACTGATCATTAGTTTCTTGTTGTATGGCTACGCTAAGCTGGGAATCTGTTCTCAGCAAGGTGCCAGGGAGAAATCAAGAATGTGGGCAGCACTCGCTAGTTTTTGGTTGCATATTAAGTATGGGCTTTATTGATTTCTATGAaaatgaacctcatgaagttcaaccaggccaactgcaaggtcctgcacctgggtcatggcaatcccaggcacaaatacaggttgggtgaagaatggcttgagagcagccctgaggagaaggacttgggggtgctggtggatgagaagctcaacatgagccggcaatgtgcacttgcagcccagaaagccaactgcatcctgggtcacatcaaaagaagtatggccagcaggtcgagggaggtgattctgcccctctactcggctctggtgagaccccacctggagtactgtgtccagctctggagtcctcagcacaagaaggacatggacctgttggaacgagtccagcagaggaccatgaagatgatcagggggttggagcacctctgctatgaggacaggtgAGAGaattggggctgttcagcctggagaagagaaggctccagggagaccttacagcggccttccagtacctcaagggggcctacaggaaggatggggagggactctttatcagggagtgtaatgataggatgaggggtaacggtttcaaactgaaggagggtagatttagattcgatactaggaagaaattctttcctgtgagggtggtgaggcactggaacaggtcgcccagggaggttgtgggtgccccatccctggaagtgttcaaggccaggctggatggggctttgagcagcctggtctagtgggaggtgtccctgcccagggcaggtgggttggaactggatgatctttaaggtcccttccaacccaaaccattctgtgattctatgattctatgatttaaccATGGCCACAGGATAAGAGTAGCCATTGCAGTGCCAGTTCCAGCCGCACCAGTGAGATGCTCCCATTCGTAGCCATTGTGGCTCTAATGCTTCTTGGGTGGGGGACCCCTCTGCGGGCGTCTGGGCCAGGTACGGCGCTGGTGGGTATGCCAGGCACACGTAGCGTGAGGGGAACATGGGACTCTGAGGTCTTACCGGGGTCGGACAGCTCTGATGGGCACAGAGCAACCATCACCAAGGCAAGCCTGGCCCCTGGCGTGATGTGACCCAACAGtggcagggcagagaggagcacAGCCTTTCCCGAAGCAGCTGGCAGTCACAGCCATTAAAGGGCCTCGGGACCCTGTGCCCGATAGTAGGAAGAAAGTTTGAAGTGGTGTTTAGTCCATTTAGTCAGTACAGCCAAACCAAGGGACAAAATGTGGCTAAATGAAAGGACAGCTGTAACGCTTAAAACATGCTGAAACAATCAAATAGGCCCCAAAAGATGAAGATTCATCTTGAAAGAAGATGAATACACTTAAACATATGTGTGCTTATACACAGTTATGAATGCATCAACCCTGTGGCTTAACATCAGAAGTgggaaatgcaggaaaacagctCTAGGTATGTGACTTGACCAGTTAGCTCATCGTACCGGGCTTCAGCTGGGAGAGGAAAGTGTTTTTGCAGTTAAAGCAGCGCTCTGCAGCTACAGAGCTCTTGTTCCTATGTCTGCTGCGCAGCGTGATCTCCAGCCGGAGCTGCAACGCTGCACAGAACCATGGTGCAGCTGCACAGGGAGTTGCAGCACCTCTACCTGCACAGCACGTTTGCACGTGCAGTCGGACAGGGAATGACTTGACTCTTGGCATAAGATGGGAATAGCACCAAAAAGGACCCTTCTGAAGATAAAGGAACTGAAATTGACACTTATTGCAGTTTGCACTGGGATGGTCACCTGCAAAGTGCTCCAAAATTCTATTTGGTTCAGTCTTGCTTCAGCTGCAGAGTCACAGCTGATGTCTGCTGCTTGCTCCGCTGAAAGCAAACTCTTCCACTTCTCCGCGCAGACGTTTTTCAGGTAAAGAAGCAAGAACTGCTGTCATTAGTCTTGCTTCATGCAGAAATACTATGGCATGCGATTTGGGgggtatttaaatttatttaaaataaaatggttacAGTGTGCAACCCAACATTGCCAATGGTATAGTAATATTGTATTGGTAGAGAAGCCTTATCATGTTATAGGAAGTAAATCCACGTGGGGTGGGTCACCAGCACATAAAACTGCACAGAATCCTCCACGCTGCAAAAAAAGATagacttgttttggtttgtttttatttaactaaGAAGGAGCCTTCATGGCAGGCCTGCAACAACCCCACAGCTGTGGGTACCAAACAGGCTCCAAGGCAGCTCCTGTGAGACCCGTCCCGTGCAGCCGGGGTGGCACACGTGAAGATTTAGGCTGCAGTCTCCATCAGCCGAAGCTTGGCAGGCTGCATCCCAGAGATGCTGCTGTAGAAAAGCAGCCTCCAGCTGACTCATGGCTCCAGCCCTTGTGTGGCCTCTGCGCTGGGATGAATATTGAGCCTTTTGGCcaagaacagaattttaaaaagcagcaaaagagagaaaatattcagTGAGAGCTCGTGGGAGCCGTTAAACCCAGGCTCTTCCACAAAGGAGCAGAAATTAACATTCGAGACAGGGAAGGAAGCACAGTAGGATTTATTTTTACAGCCCAGCACGCTTGTAAACTGCATGGCGGTACGTGGAAGAAGTGAAGGGATCCATATTACTAGCATATGGAGCACAGGCAAAGACGGCTTCTTGAGAGCAGTTTGACAATTAATTGGCTGCTTTCTGCTCAAAATATTTGTGACAGTAGCAAGTCAGAGATGCCACAAAGATGACAAATTCTTTGAAGTCCACTTGGGAGTCACCGTTTTCATCCAGGTTCTTGAAGACTTTATCAATGGCGTCCTTGTCCTTCCCtgactgcaaaagaaaaggagcaggtTTAGGTGAGAGGTGGCACAAACCCTAATGCAGCATCGTAACTACCTGTACCCCCAAAGCAAGGGTCCTGGTTGGGGTCCAGGCCCTCACCGAGGCATGCAGGGGGGCACCCAGGGAGCATGAGGCTGATGCCAGCTCAGGTACATTGTACCTTTCTGTGGGGGTGTGATGGAGGTGTAACAGCTCCTGCACGCAGCCTTGCCGTAGGCCTGCCTGGAGTGTCAGGTTATCATATTTTCTGCTAGtgaggcctttttttttaattctctctgatTGTTTCGTGCATCATATCTCTGGGTATAAAGCCATGATTTCCTTTGCACCGTGTTTGGCTGAGATCACTGCTCAGCGCCCAGCATGGGACGAAGGTCACATCCCCGGGGAGCCGTGCCTCTGCCTGCCCATCTCAGCCAGAGCTGCAcgtctcctcctccagctgcctgaaaaGCACATCATTCCCGCAGGAATTCGGGCCGCTGCTGGGATCAGGCCCATGCACATGGGGAACAGGCAGAGGTTGGGGGGCTCTGGGTGATGGCGGGGGCAAGCGTGAATCCCGGCATCCTCATGGCACGGGCGCACACCTGCATCTTCCCACCCTCTCCGCAGCAGGAACGACCACATCGCACCTCTGAAAGTGTATGCTCCCGTGTTTATTACACCTGAGAGCTGTGGTCACCAGCACGGACAGGCaccttttctacatttaaaacaacatttaTGGTGGCTAAGCTGTGTAATGCAAAGCCTGGAGGATGTTACCCGGCTGAACTAAATGCCACGCATTCCCCATCCGCTCCCGTGGAACGGCTGGGCTGGAGCTCGGGCGGTTTGCAGTTCTGCAAAATGCTGCGTTCCTGGGGCAAATGTCAGATTTAAGCTTCATTAAGCACCGCCACCCCAGCAAAGATGCAAAGGGCCTCAGAAGTGCTTCGAGTGCTCCCTCTGGCCTTGGTGCCCGGCACAAGCTGCTCACAGGAGCTGGCGCCCTGGAAGGCACCTCCTGAAGCAACCCTGATGCTGAGCTTGAGCCATGGCAgcaaaaaatatcaggaaaatctttttctttctaaattgcCATAATTCTGGCGGGTTGACTCAAGTCCATCTCAAGGCTGATGTTAAGTGAGGCACCACCCAAgtaaaaagagatttctttttttttttcccctaatctttccaaaataaataaaaaagaaaggttattttcCTGAAGTAGCTTACAGGAGGGCTTTTCGGCTTGAGTCCCAGCACTGATTAACTACGGTGATTTTAGAAAACgcaattttataaataaacaagGGATGGCAGTAGAGATCTATCTAATGTAGGAAACAACTGCGTGCATTTTGTTGAAgctaaaaaaaacacaaatccgCTATtatactaggaagaaattataTAAACTTTTGGAATATTTACAGGAATTTTAAATAATGACAACCTTAACTGAAACCTGATGGCACCTCTTGATCATGGTCTAATCAACTAAATTTCTCATTCTGTAATTTCGTGTTTCACTTTAAATATATGCCCTTTTAAAATCACTAAAAATTGAACCAGTTCCGTAGATCTGACTGATGAATGTGTCtggaaggttttatttctttgcaaattaCAATCAGTTTTAGTTTTATAAGCGAATATTTTAAGTTTAGTGAAAGATATGAACTAGTCCTCTGAAGTACTTTGAAAtgtgggaattattttttttgtgaactcTGAGTCCAGTCCTTCAGTGCTGTGGTATGGATTTATTGCTGCCTCCGATTGATTCCAGACCTTTCCAGGTACTTGTGAGCTGTGTCAGGTATAACCAATTCTAAGACCagaaatatatatgaatatttaaaagaCTCTGTTTCCCAGAACATTcttgcaactaaaaaaaaatattgatatgtCCATAAACAGCAGGTAAAAGTTTCTTTTCTGAAGCCaaacttttttcttgctttttttttttttttttttgtagtctgcAACACAAGACATTGTTGGTTTAAATTTATTGTAAGTACTGgcataaaatgttattttgtggtttgctttttttttctagaagaggtaaaatgggaagaaaaatggagaCTAGAATATAAAAGGACATTCAGTTAATTATCTCCctggaaaataccattttttccatCAGTTTCAGAAAATAAGCAGAACCAGTAAAAGAAACTATGGGGGCCTAGAAAAGGTGGTGCCTGGCCAGTAATCACAGAGAGGAACGACCTTTGAGCATCGCCCCATTTGGTAGTTGTCTAGCGCAGCAGCTCCCCAAGTTTTTTTAGACCAAATGTCAAGTTTCTGGGGGATTTCCACGCCCCGTTGGAATTGccgttttgttgttggttttgttttttttttatgtgtaagtGTTACAGGTAACGTAGAGCTCCATGACCAGGAACAGGATGGTTCCTATGACGCTGTTGGGTCACAACCACTGATCTCTCTTCCAGAGtttttttcagagacattttcATCTATCCTCCCAGAGCCACCCAGGTTCTGATTCTGAATATCGCATCTGTGTTTCGTTTGTGAGTCATAAATCCAGCAGGCCTGGATTTCATAGGGTGATTTCATATAGCTTGCATGGAAAGATACTAAATTGTATCAAGTACCCTGGCTGCAGTGCCCTGAAATAGTTGTTAAAAAAACTGAATTAAGCTGGAGACAAAAAGTGGTAGCCACATTTGGAACATGTGGTTCTAGGCTTTTGCAATTAAGACTAATAACTGTAGGGACAGATAAACATTACTCTTGTGTGGAAAGAACAAGacatttaaaagtgttttctggaTTTTTAGTGAagggaagcaaataaaaaacaattgaaaattaaaagcattttgtctCCCAGGCAGCTAGAGCTTTTTGCTATAACATATTAAGCATTTTGAATACCTACTAAGagaaattatttatatatatatatataaaatatatatatataaacacccTACTTAAATGCACATGATGATTACAAATCTATGTTGTCAAATACTTTTTCAAGTCTTTCTTTTACTATTaaagacaaatgcaaaacagtttgCTCTGAGTTCACCTGTTGTTCTTGTTTATGCAGCATTTTGCTGAGCATGCTGAGTATGTAGTAGAAATACCTAGAGAAAGTAAGTGTATAAATATTTAGAGAGATTCCCCATCTGCAATCAAGATCTTCGATTGCTGACAACATAAGTACCTTCACAGCAGTTGTGACGTGAGATGAGCTTATAAATCCA comes from the Chroicocephalus ridibundus chromosome 5, bChrRid1.1, whole genome shotgun sequence genome and includes:
- the S100P gene encoding protein S100-P, translated to MSQLETAMGMTIAVFDKYAKMDGNRQTLTKAELKTLLEKELPNFLSSGKDKDAIDKVFKNLDENGDSQVDFKEFVIFVASLTCYCHKYFEQKAAN